Proteins encoded together in one Apteryx mantelli isolate bAptMan1 unplaced genomic scaffold, bAptMan1.hap1 HAP1_SCAFFOLD_20, whole genome shotgun sequence window:
- the LOC136995989 gene encoding olfactory receptor 14A16-like: MSNGSSLNEFLLLPFAVTWELQLLHFSLFLGIYLAALLGNGLIITAIACDHRLHTPMYFFLLNLSLLDLGTISTTVPKSMANSFWNTRAISYLGCAAQIFFVVFFVLAEYCLLTVMAYDRYVAICKPLHYRTIMDIRACVKMAAAAWASGFLTAVLHTANTFSILLCQGNVVEQFFCEIPQILKLSCSDSYLREVGLLLVTACLAFGCFIFIVLSYVQIFTAVLRIPSEQGRHKAFSMCLPHLAVVSLFVSTGMVAYLKPPSFSSSALNLVVAVLYTVVPPTLNPLIYSMRNKEFKDALRKLVQWVQCQHQ, from the coding sequence atgtccaacggcagctccctcaacgagttcctcctcctgccatttgcagtcacatgggagctgcagctcttgcacttctcgctcttcctgggcatctaccttgctgccctcctgggcaacggcctcatcatcacagccatagcctgtgaccaccgcctccacactcccatgtacttcttcctcctcaacctctccctcctcgaccttggcaccatctccaccactgtccccaaatccatggccaattcattctggaacaccagggccatttcctacttgggatgtgctgcccagatattttttgttgtctttttcgttttggctgagtattgtcttctcacagtcatggcctatgaccgctatgttgccatttgcaaacccctgcactacaggaccatcatggacatcagagcttgtgtcaaaatggcagcagctgcctgggccagtggttttctcactgctgtgctacacactgctaatacattttcaatactgctctgccaaggcaatgttgtggagcagttcttctgtgagattccccagatcctcaagctctcctgctctgattcctacctcagggaagttgggcttcttctggttactgcctgtttagcctttgggtgtttcattttcattgtgctgtcctacgtgcagatcttcactgctgtgctgaggatcccctctgagcagggcaggcacaaagccttttccatgtgcctccctcacctggctgtggtctccctgtttgtcagcacaggCATggttgcctacctgaagcccccttccttctcatcctcagctctgaatctggtggtggccgttctgtacacagtggttcCTCCGACACTGAACCCTCTTatttacagcatgaggaacaaggagttcaaggatgccctgagaaaactggttcaatgggtacaatgccagcaccaataa